Genomic DNA from Brenneria izadpanahii:
CCAGAGATTGAAAGAGCTCACGGGTTTATCGCGCCATGTTTCGCGTCAGAAAATCCTGCAGGATCTGGAACGGGCGCAAACGGAGGCACGACGCTATCGTCGGCGCAAGGCGATGGGAACTTTGGGTTACTATTTTAACCGGCTCGATACCGTTGGCGGGCATCAGGGTAGCCGGGTATTGTTTGGCGCAGTACTGGCGACGCTGCTGTTGATGATCCTGTTGTTATTTCTCGGTTTTATCCCTATCACCTGGTGGAGCGTATCGGCCGCGCTGTTACTGGCGCCGCTGACGGTTGCCGTTTCCCTTTACCGTAGACTGGTGGCGCGTTTTCAGGTCCGGTTTCTTAGTCAACTATCGGATGCGATGGATTCGATTACTCGCGCCAGTCAGGCGGGGATCCCGGTGGTGCAATCGATTCGCAACGTCGGAGAGCACTTCAATGCCCCGCTTGGGCCGGAGTTTCGCCGCATGGGTGATAGCCTGCTGCTGGGCAACGATATTCAAGAGGTAATGGATGATGCGGTGCTGCGTATTGAACTGCCTGATTTTGCTTTTTTCGCCGTTTGCCTTTCACTGCAGCGGGATACCGGCGGCTCGCTGGTCGAAGCGCTGGATAACTTATCCGGCATTATCCGTGCCCGGCGCGACCTGCGCTTGAAAACCAAGGCCATGACGGCCGAAGGGCGCTTATCCGGTATGGTTTTGACCGTGCTGCCTTTCTTTATCGCCGGCGCTTTGTTCGTGCTTAATCCTAATTATATTAGTGTGTTATTCGAGACGCCGACAGGACAGAACCTACTGTGGGCGGCGGGAATCATGCTACTGCTAGGGGTTATCTCGATTCGCAAGATCGCCAGCATGGAGGTCTGACATGATTCTGCTGCAACTGAGTTCCCTACTGTTTGCCGTGTTAGGCGTTGGGTTGTATCTATATGCCCGTACCAGTCGCAGGGCCAGACTCACGGAACGCATGCGTAGTGAAGTTATACGCAAGAGTACGCAGCTGTCGGTATTGACGCCGGCAGGGCAGCGCCGCCGGTTGGCTCAGCGTTTTATGAGCGCAATGAATTCGATCGGCAGGTCTGTCCCTCTGTTCAGTGTCGCCCAGCGCACGGAAATTGCCGGCAAACTGGTATCCGCCGGATTTCGTAACCCACAGGCGTTGATGGTAATGATTGCGCTGGCGCTGCTATCAACATTGCTATTGCTGACGTTGGTGGCGGTGTTTGTCTGGCCTTTGCTGGAGGGGCAGCGAATTTACGGCATATTGCTCTGCCTGGCGGCGGTCTACTTGGGCCTGCTGTTGCCGCGTGTTCTGCTGGACAAGATGGTGGTGCGGCGTCAGCGCATGATTCAGCAAGGTTTGCCGGATGCGCTCGATCTGTTGGTGATCTGCACCAATGCCGGGCTGGGGCTAAACAGCGCGATCCATCGGGTGGCTGTGGAAATCGAAGCGGTCTGTCCGGCGTTGTCGGATGAGTTGCGTTTAACCTCGGGCGAACTGCAGATCAGCAGTGATACTGAAACCGTACTGAAACGGCTGGCGCAACGCACGGGGTTGGAATCGATTCATACCCTGGTGAATACCTTGCTGCAATCCCGACAGTACGGTACGGCGATCACCCAGGCGTTGCGTATTCTGGCCCGCACCGAACGTACCGCCAGAATGATGAGGCTGGAAGAGATTGCCGCCAAACTGGCGGTGAAAATTACATTGCCGATGATGCTGTTTATTCTGCCCACGGTATTAATTGTGGCGGCGGGACCGGCGGTACTGGGATTGATATCATTTTTTGCACAGCAACAACAATGAAAAAACAATGGGAAGGGGAATACCGATGGATGGTAAATACCGAACGGTTATGGCGCTGGTTTTAGTGACGCTGCTTACGGGCTGTGCGGCTATGTATCCGTCTGCGCAGCACTCCGGCAAACGGATTCAAAGCCAGTCTGAGTTGGAGTCCGGCGATTTGCGTATCGCTTCCAGCGCGTTGCAGAGCGGGGATTTTAGTATGGCGATGTCGATTTATAGCCGTTTGGCGCAGAGCAATCCGGACGTTGTCGCCGTCTGGATGGGGCTGGGGGATGCTCATTTTCTACAGGGGGAATTTGGCGCGGCCAATAATGCCTATGTTAAAGCGCAACGGTTGGATCCGAAAAATATCGATGCCTGGTTAGGGTCGGCTCGGATCCTGGTTCGGCAACGCAATCTGCCGGAAGCCATCGTCCGTTATCAGTCAATCCTCACGCGTTTTCCAGACAACCCCCGGGCATTGTCCGGCCTGGGCGTTAGCTATGATCTGGCCGGGGATCATAGTCAGGCGCAGAGCACCTACCGGCGAGGACTACAGATCTATCCCGATGATACGGCGCTACGCAATAATCTGGGGCTATCGCTGGCGCTAGGCGGCAAACCGAGCGAGGCGATCAACATGCTGTTGGGAGTTAACGGCGTATCCGGCAAGTTGCCACAGGAGCGGGATAATCTGGCGCTGGCCTACGGCATGCTGGGACGGGACGACGCCGCCGAAGATATTCTGATGAGCAGCCAATCGCAGGATATGGTGCAGGATAATCTGGCGTTTTATCGCTATCTGCGTCAGAACATGGGGCAATTCGGTGCGAATGGCGATAAGTAACTTGAGGAAGGGCTGGTCGCGGTTGCGCCGCAACCAGCGAGGGGGTTCCGCGCTGGAGTATGCGCTGGCAGCGCCGCTATTGTTTGCGGTGATCTTCGTCGCCATTGAGGTGGCGTTCATCATGCTGGCGGATGCCCATCTGGATGTAGCCGCTAATCGCGTGGCGCGTATGGGGCGTCTCGGTATCACCGGGGAGTGCCGGCAGGCGGTGCGTAAGGTGATGAAAGATACCCTGTCGGTCTGGGTCAGCAGCGATAGTTCGATGTACACCGATGTCAAGATCTATACCCCTGAGGGCGATAATTCGTTCAGCGATATTGATAGCGACAATTATACCCCGGAGTGCGATAGCGGGGGGCGGGGGATATGGTGATCTATCGTCTGGGGTTCGATCGCCCCGGCCTGACCGGGTTTATTTCCTGGCTGGGGTTGAGCAAGGTGCGATTCGAGCGGGTCGTCCTGATCCAGAATGAGTGAGAAACCTGGTAATGAACATTTTTTCCCATTTTTGGCAATGTGGTATTCAACCGAGATTACAGCGTTTCCGGGGTGACAACCGGGGCGTAGTGGCGGTTGAGGCGGCATTACTTATTCCTATCGGGGTATTTGTCATTATCGCCTCATGGGAATTGTACCAATATTTCAGAACCGCGGCGGTGGTGGATCGCACCGCGTTTCTGGTGGCCAACAGCCTGTCCATGCAGCGTGAGCTACATGGCGGTACCGACTGCACGCTGGCGAATTCGGTGTGCACCTACAACACCATCGCCTCCGATTTAATGACGCCACTCGATTATAAAAGCAACGGCGGCATAGTTATTAGCCTCTATGCGGTTGAAACCGACGACGAAGGTGATAATCCGGCATGGAAAACTACGCCTGAGTGGCCTTCAAGAATCTATCGGGGCAGTGAGAATACACGCAATGTGGCTTCACAGCTTACGCCTCCGGCGGGATTCCCTGCTCCTGCCGTTAACGATACGGTGATCGCGGTGGAAGTTTTTTATGACTACACCCCGTTTGCCATCAGTTCGGCATTCTGGCAGGCGCTGGGCGGTGAAAAGCAAATTGTCAGCACGGTATTTTATCGTCCGCGCTTCAGTGCGTTGCGTGATCTGAAATGACGACGCGAAGGGATGGAACCATGATCATACTAAAGTGGTTTTTGCTTACCCTGCTGCGGGATCAGCGCGGGGCGGTCGCCCTGACCTATCTGCTATGTTTCCCGCTGATTTTACTGGCGCTGCTGGGGTCAATAGACTTTATCCGCTATAGCATGGCACAGGGTAAATTGCAGAACGCGCTGGATACGGCGGTGATTTCCGCCGGGCGCAATCTGGATACCTTTACGCCAGTTCCCACCGGTTCTGATGAAGAAGTCAAGTGGCGCGCCGACGCTAAAAGTTACTTCTTTAGCAATATGCCGCAGGGCTTTCTCGGCAGTTCCATTGCGGAAGATAATGTGGCCATCAACTACAGTGTGGAAACTGATGGATCAGATAACGCCACTGGAGCACAACTTGTTTCGATGACCGCCACCGGCACCCTGCCTCTGCTGGTGACGGGGATGATTAAGAAAACCGCGTTTAACCTATCGGCGACCAATGGGGCGGTACGCCGTACCCGCAGCGATCTGGAGATGGTGCTGGCATTGGATAATACCGGGTCAATGGCGAATGAGAATCGTATCGCCACTCTGAAAACCTCCGCGGCGCAACTGGTGGATACCGTGTTGGGCTCGGCGCAAGCTCTGGGGGGCAACAGCCAATCCTTTATTGGCATCGTTCCATTTGCCGACACCGTATATATCAGTCGGGAAAAAGTTCGTTGGTTGTCGTCTGATGCTCGGGCTCTTCCTTATATCGCCGCCGACAAGCACTGGGGTGGTTGTGTGGTAGAACCTTATGTTAATAATACTTTTAAAGCCGAGTCAGGACTGCCGGGCAGTTTTGAGCCGTTGATGACCGTTGGGACATTAAGTGAGGTCAATGGGTTAAAGACAACCGCTTATCTGAAAACGCGTGATGCGCCTGGTGCCAAAGACTATCGAATTTTGCCAGGTTCAAAGCCAAAGATTAGCGGCAATCGCAGTATTAGCGCGGAGCTTGAAAATGAATCAGGCAATATTATCCCTAAGTTCGCCTTTAATTCGGAGTATCTACAATGGCAGTATGGTTCCGTCAGAAATAATAACTGTCTGCAGAGCCGGGAGATGCTGTTCCTGTCTAATAACGTTGACGAGTTAAAGAATAAAATTAATGCAATGACAGTGGATGGACGCACAATTATCCCACTGGGATTATTGTGGTCATGGCGCATGCTGGATCCTAATTGGCGCGGCGATGACGGCTGGGGAGATAGAGAAAAACCGCATGATGCCGCGATAGGTCTCAATAAAGTGATTGTTTTGCTGACCGATGGCAATAACGGCCTCGATCCGATAACTAATAAAGCCAGTACCAGCGTCGGTGTGGTGATTGACGGCGAAAGGGATATTCCGGTGGATTACACCATCAGCTATCAATACCAGTTTAAAAAATCGAAAGATAGCGCGTGGTCGACAGACTC
This window encodes:
- a CDS encoding TadE/TadG family type IV pilus assembly protein translates to MAISNLRKGWSRLRRNQRGGSALEYALAAPLLFAVIFVAIEVAFIMLADAHLDVAANRVARMGRLGITGECRQAVRKVMKDTLSVWVSSDSSMYTDVKIYTPEGDNSFSDIDSDNYTPECDSGGRGIW
- a CDS encoding type II secretion system F family protein yields the protein MILLQLSSLLFAVLGVGLYLYARTSRRARLTERMRSEVIRKSTQLSVLTPAGQRRRLAQRFMSAMNSIGRSVPLFSVAQRTEIAGKLVSAGFRNPQALMVMIALALLSTLLLLTLVAVFVWPLLEGQRIYGILLCLAAVYLGLLLPRVLLDKMVVRRQRMIQQGLPDALDLLVICTNAGLGLNSAIHRVAVEIEAVCPALSDELRLTSGELQISSDTETVLKRLAQRTGLESIHTLVNTLLQSRQYGTAITQALRILARTERTARMMRLEEIAAKLAVKITLPMMLFILPTVLIVAAGPAVLGLISFFAQQQQ
- a CDS encoding TadE/TadG family type IV pilus assembly protein, with the translated sequence MIILKWFLLTLLRDQRGAVALTYLLCFPLILLALLGSIDFIRYSMAQGKLQNALDTAVISAGRNLDTFTPVPTGSDEEVKWRADAKSYFFSNMPQGFLGSSIAEDNVAINYSVETDGSDNATGAQLVSMTATGTLPLLVTGMIKKTAFNLSATNGAVRRTRSDLEMVLALDNTGSMANENRIATLKTSAAQLVDTVLGSAQALGGNSQSFIGIVPFADTVYISREKVRWLSSDARALPYIAADKHWGGCVVEPYVNNTFKAESGLPGSFEPLMTVGTLSEVNGLKTTAYLKTRDAPGAKDYRILPGSKPKISGNRSISAELENESGNIIPKFAFNSEYLQWQYGSVRNNNCLQSREMLFLSNNVDELKNKINAMTVDGRTIIPLGLLWSWRMLDPNWRGDDGWGDREKPHDAAIGLNKVIVLLTDGNNGLDPITNKASTSVGVVIDGERDIPVDYTISYQYQFKKSKDSAWSTDSASHTFHIDKLNDDNTPYFTCGPICAYANSSDFNSLRVGSETELSNSSTEIKPYGKLFQSGSDWQVGNTTLNNLTARLCTNIRAEGITIYTVVLGSGTNASTQALMQNCSSGTGSHYFNATNVNNLPAAFAAIAASLTELRLNK
- a CDS encoding TadE/TadG family type IV pilus assembly protein; its protein translation is MNIFSHFWQCGIQPRLQRFRGDNRGVVAVEAALLIPIGVFVIIASWELYQYFRTAAVVDRTAFLVANSLSMQRELHGGTDCTLANSVCTYNTIASDLMTPLDYKSNGGIVISLYAVETDDEGDNPAWKTTPEWPSRIYRGSENTRNVASQLTPPAGFPAPAVNDTVIAVEVFYDYTPFAISSAFWQALGGEKQIVSTVFYRPRFSALRDLK
- a CDS encoding tetratricopeptide repeat protein; translated protein: MDGKYRTVMALVLVTLLTGCAAMYPSAQHSGKRIQSQSELESGDLRIASSALQSGDFSMAMSIYSRLAQSNPDVVAVWMGLGDAHFLQGEFGAANNAYVKAQRLDPKNIDAWLGSARILVRQRNLPEAIVRYQSILTRFPDNPRALSGLGVSYDLAGDHSQAQSTYRRGLQIYPDDTALRNNLGLSLALGGKPSEAINMLLGVNGVSGKLPQERDNLALAYGMLGRDDAAEDILMSSQSQDMVQDNLAFYRYLRQNMGQFGANGDK
- a CDS encoding type II secretion system F family protein, which encodes MSAADVITLLCFAFAVLLGLAITILMDVLHRRSAVRIRQRLKELTGLSRHVSRQKILQDLERAQTEARRYRRRKAMGTLGYYFNRLDTVGGHQGSRVLFGAVLATLLLMILLLFLGFIPITWWSVSAALLLAPLTVAVSLYRRLVARFQVRFLSQLSDAMDSITRASQAGIPVVQSIRNVGEHFNAPLGPEFRRMGDSLLLGNDIQEVMDDAVLRIELPDFAFFAVCLSLQRDTGGSLVEALDNLSGIIRARRDLRLKTKAMTAEGRLSGMVLTVLPFFIAGALFVLNPNYISVLFETPTGQNLLWAAGIMLLLGVISIRKIASMEV